One Prinia subflava isolate CZ2003 ecotype Zambia chromosome 9, Cam_Psub_1.2, whole genome shotgun sequence DNA segment encodes these proteins:
- the RTKN2 gene encoding rhotekin-2 isoform X2: MRRQRPGGPGAAGPECDTQEKLQLEVRMREGTCRLLAVSTQREQQLRAAKALLLCNARIRAYSAQLRHGQPGPALSSGSGTKDRIACRAKVAISDIRIPLMWKGSDHFSKKEKSQRYAVFCLFRMGAEVFDTEVTIVDEAVTDICFENVTIFDEASPDFQVKVEVYSCCTEESLCLTNTPKKLARKLKTSLSKATGKKLKAALEEDSPEPLLPPDPVIHGAKYSLLAYTTLGLESAEDNFRTHNLTITGNEESSFWLPLYGNMCCRLVVQPSCMARDVMAGFLNQQQMVGAVTSWRRLYCVLRGGKLLCYYSPEEIEAKVEPALTVSINKETRIRAVDKDSKRGANNFCVINPVSGEGVTQRFATDSRDELQQWMEAFWQHFYDLSQWKHCCEELMKIEIMSPRKPPLFLTKEATSVYHDMSIDSPVKHEGLVDIIQRKIEESDGEFLLGQQKESASALWASLFDGSHEMTVQKNTHLDSDTASPNGSRGKKRRAPPPPSDKSPYSARAQVSTEQLDKENWRRPDHPSAGSSSSEALLATKMQQLQTPIATPRKIGPCGKSALAGLGNPISLMSRTKSESKPVPTPRQKGITEILDPRSWLHP, from the exons atgaggaggcagcggccgggcgggccgggcgccGCGGGGCCG GAATGTGACAcccaggagaagctgcagctggaggtcCGCATGCGGGAAGGCACCTGCAGGCTGCTGGCCGTGAGCAcgcagagggagcagcagctgcgcGCCGCCAAGGCGCTGCTGCTCTGCAACGCGCGCATCCGCGCCTACAGCGCCCAGCTGCGGCAcggccagcccggcccggcgct GTCTTCAGGAAGTGGGACAAAAGACCGGATTGCATGCAGAGCAAAGGTTGCTATATCAG aCATTCGAATACCATTAATGTGGAAAGGCTCTGACCACTTcagcaaaaaagaaa aatcccagcGCTATGCAGTGTTCTGTTTGTTCAGAATGGGAGCTGAGGTTTTTGATACTGAGGTGACCATTGTGGATGAAGCAGTGACAGAtatctgttttgaaaatgtgaCCATTTT CGATGAAGCAAGCCCAGATTTCCAGGTGAAGGTTGAAGTGTATAGCTGCTGTACAGAGGAGTCTTTATGTCTAACAAACACTCCTAAGAAACTGGCAAGGAAACTTAAAACGTCCCTCAGCAAAGCCACGGGGAAGAAACTGAAAGCTGCGCTGGAGGAGGACAGCCCTGAACCCCTTTTGCCTCCTGACCCAGTCATTCA TGGAGCGAAGTACAGTTTGCTAGCATACACCACTTTGGGGCTGGAAAGTGCTGAGGACAATTTCAGGACCCATAACCTAACCATTACAGGAAATG AGGAATCCTCTTTTTGGCTCCCTCTGTATGGAAACATGTGCTGCCGTTTAGTTGTGCAGCCCTCCTGCATGGCCAGGGATGTGATGGCAGGATTTCTGAATCAGCAG CAAATGGTAGGAGCAGTAAcgagctggaggaggctgtaCTGTGTACTGAGAGGTGGAAAACTCCTCTGTTATTACTCACCAGAAGAAATTGAGGCTAAAGTGGAGCCAGCATTGACAGTTTCCATCAACAAG GAAACCAGGATTCGAGCTGTGGATAAGGACTCCAAGAGAGGAGCTAATAACTTCTGTGTTATCAACCCCGTGTCTGGCGAGGGTGTGACGCAGCGCTTTGCCACTGACAGTAGGGATGAACTTCAGCAGTGGATGGAGGCTTTCTGGCAGCACTTTTATGATCTGA gCCAGTGGAAACACTGTTGTGAGGAACTTATGAAAATTGAGATTATGTCACCACGGAAACCACCTTTGTTCTTGACAAAGGAAGCGACCTCCGTCTACCATGATATGA GCATTGATTCTCCAGTGAAACATGAGGGCTTAGTTGATATCATACAAAGGAAAATTGAAGAGAGTGATGGTGAGTTCCTTCTTGGCCAGCAAAAAGAGTCTGCCTCTGCTCTATGGGCATCACTCTTTGATGGATCTCACGAGATGACTGTTCAGAAAAACACACATCTGGACTCAGATACTGCAAGTCCTAAtggcagcagaggaaagaaaagaagagctCCACCTCCGCCCTCTGATAAGTCTCCATACAGTGCAAGAGCACAGGTGAGCACAGAGCAACTGGACAAGGAAAACTGGAGGAGGCCTGACCACCCATCTGCCGGGAGCTCTTCCTCTGAGGCACTGTTAGCTACgaaaatgcagcagctgcaaaCCCCCATTGCTACTCCTCGCAAAATTGGTCCTTGTGGAAAAAGTGCTTTAGCTGGCCTGGGGAATCCCATTTCTCTGATGAGCAGGACCAAGTCTGAAAGCAAACCTGTACCAACCCCGAGACAGAAAGGCATCACAGAAATACTAGACCCCAGGTCCTGGTTGCATCCATAA
- the RTKN2 gene encoding rhotekin-2 isoform X1 has product MSCRKPRTRLNIHGVLWSGSGCALCGRGKLPGAAASRSPRRGHRPAPGKEITETTAPRKECDTQEKLQLEVRMREGTCRLLAVSTQREQQLRAAKALLLCNARIRAYSAQLRHGQPGPALSSGSGTKDRIACRAKVAISDIRIPLMWKGSDHFSKKEKSQRYAVFCLFRMGAEVFDTEVTIVDEAVTDICFENVTIFDEASPDFQVKVEVYSCCTEESLCLTNTPKKLARKLKTSLSKATGKKLKAALEEDSPEPLLPPDPVIHGAKYSLLAYTTLGLESAEDNFRTHNLTITGNEESSFWLPLYGNMCCRLVVQPSCMARDVMAGFLNQQQMVGAVTSWRRLYCVLRGGKLLCYYSPEEIEAKVEPALTVSINKETRIRAVDKDSKRGANNFCVINPVSGEGVTQRFATDSRDELQQWMEAFWQHFYDLSQWKHCCEELMKIEIMSPRKPPLFLTKEATSVYHDMSIDSPVKHEGLVDIIQRKIEESDGEFLLGQQKESASALWASLFDGSHEMTVQKNTHLDSDTASPNGSRGKKRRAPPPPSDKSPYSARAQVSTEQLDKENWRRPDHPSAGSSSSEALLATKMQQLQTPIATPRKIGPCGKSALAGLGNPISLMSRTKSESKPVPTPRQKGITEILDPRSWLHP; this is encoded by the exons ATGAGCTGCAGGAAGCCGAGAACACGGTTAAACATTCACGGCGTGCTTTGGAGCGGCAGTGGTTGCGCACTGTGCGGCCGTGGGAAGCTGCCGGGAGCCGCTGCGTCCCGCTCACCACGGAGGGGGCACCGGCCTGCTCCGGGAAAGGAAATCACCGAGACAACGGCGCCAAGGAAG GAATGTGACAcccaggagaagctgcagctggaggtcCGCATGCGGGAAGGCACCTGCAGGCTGCTGGCCGTGAGCAcgcagagggagcagcagctgcgcGCCGCCAAGGCGCTGCTGCTCTGCAACGCGCGCATCCGCGCCTACAGCGCCCAGCTGCGGCAcggccagcccggcccggcgct GTCTTCAGGAAGTGGGACAAAAGACCGGATTGCATGCAGAGCAAAGGTTGCTATATCAG aCATTCGAATACCATTAATGTGGAAAGGCTCTGACCACTTcagcaaaaaagaaa aatcccagcGCTATGCAGTGTTCTGTTTGTTCAGAATGGGAGCTGAGGTTTTTGATACTGAGGTGACCATTGTGGATGAAGCAGTGACAGAtatctgttttgaaaatgtgaCCATTTT CGATGAAGCAAGCCCAGATTTCCAGGTGAAGGTTGAAGTGTATAGCTGCTGTACAGAGGAGTCTTTATGTCTAACAAACACTCCTAAGAAACTGGCAAGGAAACTTAAAACGTCCCTCAGCAAAGCCACGGGGAAGAAACTGAAAGCTGCGCTGGAGGAGGACAGCCCTGAACCCCTTTTGCCTCCTGACCCAGTCATTCA TGGAGCGAAGTACAGTTTGCTAGCATACACCACTTTGGGGCTGGAAAGTGCTGAGGACAATTTCAGGACCCATAACCTAACCATTACAGGAAATG AGGAATCCTCTTTTTGGCTCCCTCTGTATGGAAACATGTGCTGCCGTTTAGTTGTGCAGCCCTCCTGCATGGCCAGGGATGTGATGGCAGGATTTCTGAATCAGCAG CAAATGGTAGGAGCAGTAAcgagctggaggaggctgtaCTGTGTACTGAGAGGTGGAAAACTCCTCTGTTATTACTCACCAGAAGAAATTGAGGCTAAAGTGGAGCCAGCATTGACAGTTTCCATCAACAAG GAAACCAGGATTCGAGCTGTGGATAAGGACTCCAAGAGAGGAGCTAATAACTTCTGTGTTATCAACCCCGTGTCTGGCGAGGGTGTGACGCAGCGCTTTGCCACTGACAGTAGGGATGAACTTCAGCAGTGGATGGAGGCTTTCTGGCAGCACTTTTATGATCTGA gCCAGTGGAAACACTGTTGTGAGGAACTTATGAAAATTGAGATTATGTCACCACGGAAACCACCTTTGTTCTTGACAAAGGAAGCGACCTCCGTCTACCATGATATGA GCATTGATTCTCCAGTGAAACATGAGGGCTTAGTTGATATCATACAAAGGAAAATTGAAGAGAGTGATGGTGAGTTCCTTCTTGGCCAGCAAAAAGAGTCTGCCTCTGCTCTATGGGCATCACTCTTTGATGGATCTCACGAGATGACTGTTCAGAAAAACACACATCTGGACTCAGATACTGCAAGTCCTAAtggcagcagaggaaagaaaagaagagctCCACCTCCGCCCTCTGATAAGTCTCCATACAGTGCAAGAGCACAGGTGAGCACAGAGCAACTGGACAAGGAAAACTGGAGGAGGCCTGACCACCCATCTGCCGGGAGCTCTTCCTCTGAGGCACTGTTAGCTACgaaaatgcagcagctgcaaaCCCCCATTGCTACTCCTCGCAAAATTGGTCCTTGTGGAAAAAGTGCTTTAGCTGGCCTGGGGAATCCCATTTCTCTGATGAGCAGGACCAAGTCTGAAAGCAAACCTGTACCAACCCCGAGACAGAAAGGCATCACAGAAATACTAGACCCCAGGTCCTGGTTGCATCCATAA
- the RTKN2 gene encoding rhotekin-2 isoform X3, translated as MSCRKPRTRLNIHGVLWSGSGCALCGRGKLPGAAASRSPRRGHRPAPGKEITETTAPRKECDTQEKLQLEVRMREGTCRLLAVSTQREQQLRAAKALLLCNARIRAYSAQLRHGQPGPALSSGSGTKDRIACRAKVAISDIRIPLMWKGSDHFSKKEKSQRYAVFCLFRMGAEVFDTEVTIVDEAVTDICFENVTIFDEASPDFQVKVEVYSCCTEESLCLTNTPKKLARKLKTSLSKATGKKLKAALEEDSPEPLLPPDPVIHGAKYSLLAYTTLGLESAEDNFRTHNLTITGNEESSFWLPLYGNMCCRLVVQPSCMARDVMAGFLNQQQMVGAVTSWRRLYCVLRGGKLLCYYSPEEIEAKVEPALTVSINKETRIRAVDKDSKRGANNFCVINPVSGEGVTQRFATDSRDELQQWMEAFWQHFYDLSQWKHCCEELMKIEIMSPRKPPLFLTKEATSVYHDMSIDSPVKHEGLVDIIQRKIEESDGEFLLGQQKESASALWASLFDGSHEMTVQKNTHLDSDTASPNGSRGKKRRAPPPPSDKSPYSARAQHCLGC; from the exons ATGAGCTGCAGGAAGCCGAGAACACGGTTAAACATTCACGGCGTGCTTTGGAGCGGCAGTGGTTGCGCACTGTGCGGCCGTGGGAAGCTGCCGGGAGCCGCTGCGTCCCGCTCACCACGGAGGGGGCACCGGCCTGCTCCGGGAAAGGAAATCACCGAGACAACGGCGCCAAGGAAG GAATGTGACAcccaggagaagctgcagctggaggtcCGCATGCGGGAAGGCACCTGCAGGCTGCTGGCCGTGAGCAcgcagagggagcagcagctgcgcGCCGCCAAGGCGCTGCTGCTCTGCAACGCGCGCATCCGCGCCTACAGCGCCCAGCTGCGGCAcggccagcccggcccggcgct GTCTTCAGGAAGTGGGACAAAAGACCGGATTGCATGCAGAGCAAAGGTTGCTATATCAG aCATTCGAATACCATTAATGTGGAAAGGCTCTGACCACTTcagcaaaaaagaaa aatcccagcGCTATGCAGTGTTCTGTTTGTTCAGAATGGGAGCTGAGGTTTTTGATACTGAGGTGACCATTGTGGATGAAGCAGTGACAGAtatctgttttgaaaatgtgaCCATTTT CGATGAAGCAAGCCCAGATTTCCAGGTGAAGGTTGAAGTGTATAGCTGCTGTACAGAGGAGTCTTTATGTCTAACAAACACTCCTAAGAAACTGGCAAGGAAACTTAAAACGTCCCTCAGCAAAGCCACGGGGAAGAAACTGAAAGCTGCGCTGGAGGAGGACAGCCCTGAACCCCTTTTGCCTCCTGACCCAGTCATTCA TGGAGCGAAGTACAGTTTGCTAGCATACACCACTTTGGGGCTGGAAAGTGCTGAGGACAATTTCAGGACCCATAACCTAACCATTACAGGAAATG AGGAATCCTCTTTTTGGCTCCCTCTGTATGGAAACATGTGCTGCCGTTTAGTTGTGCAGCCCTCCTGCATGGCCAGGGATGTGATGGCAGGATTTCTGAATCAGCAG CAAATGGTAGGAGCAGTAAcgagctggaggaggctgtaCTGTGTACTGAGAGGTGGAAAACTCCTCTGTTATTACTCACCAGAAGAAATTGAGGCTAAAGTGGAGCCAGCATTGACAGTTTCCATCAACAAG GAAACCAGGATTCGAGCTGTGGATAAGGACTCCAAGAGAGGAGCTAATAACTTCTGTGTTATCAACCCCGTGTCTGGCGAGGGTGTGACGCAGCGCTTTGCCACTGACAGTAGGGATGAACTTCAGCAGTGGATGGAGGCTTTCTGGCAGCACTTTTATGATCTGA gCCAGTGGAAACACTGTTGTGAGGAACTTATGAAAATTGAGATTATGTCACCACGGAAACCACCTTTGTTCTTGACAAAGGAAGCGACCTCCGTCTACCATGATATGA GCATTGATTCTCCAGTGAAACATGAGGGCTTAGTTGATATCATACAAAGGAAAATTGAAGAGAGTGATGGTGAGTTCCTTCTTGGCCAGCAAAAAGAGTCTGCCTCTGCTCTATGGGCATCACTCTTTGATGGATCTCACGAGATGACTGTTCAGAAAAACACACATCTGGACTCAGATACTGCAAGTCCTAAtggcagcagaggaaagaaaagaagagctCCACCTCCGCCCTCTGATAAGTCTCCATACAGTGCAAGAGCACAG